CACTTAAAGCGTTCTTGCACTGCACCTACCTCGTCAGCTACTTCCAGTGCCCGTGAAGAGAGGGTGCGGTAATACATTCTGGAAAACTCCGTTTTCTTGGCAGATTCGGGAACCAAGCCCCTGATGAGGTCATAGATGGACAATTTGCCCACAATCTGATTTGATGCGTCTGTAACAAAAAGCGTCTTGTGATATTTACCGACGACACAGGCCTTGATGTTCTCATGGTTTTTTTTCAATACAGCCAAGACATCACAAAGAGGGGCCTCCGTGTCGACTTTGTCGTATTCGTCGATATGAGCCATAATGTCCTTGACTCTTTTTTCCTCTCCCATACCCTTATCCTCCCTTAATGAAAATTTGTGAGAGCTCTGCTATTACTGTACCCTGGCACAAGCGCCGAAGCGATATTTCCTATATATCATTCTTCCCAAAATTTCAAGGTATTTTTGAGCGAGCTCTTACTCGCTTTCAAGCCGTTGACACATGTC
This window of the Deltaproteobacteria bacterium genome carries:
- a CDS encoding CBS domain-containing protein produces the protein MGEEKRVKDIMAHIDEYDKVDTEAPLCDVLAVLKKNHENIKACVVGKYHKTLFVTDASNQIVGKLSIYDLIRGLVPESAKKTEFSRMYYRTLSSRALEVADEVGAVQERFKWLHSTFLDLVNQETQKKVKEVMSPIHPVLVEDDGINKAIYVMFKESIRQPMVTRDGKIVGVVNIMDIFPQLLEIAGDVCVTG